The following is a genomic window from Thioclava electrotropha.
CTCGACGATGCGGCCCCGCGACATGACCAGAACGATGTCGCACAGCCCTTCCAGTTCCGCCGCATCCGAGGAGTTGACGATAACCGGGGTGCCTGCATCGGAGACTTCGCGCAGGATCCGGTAGATCTCGAAGCGCGCGCCGACATCGACGCCCTGCGTGGGTTCGTCGGCCACGATGAAGCCCGGCTCCGACAAAAGCGCGCGGGACATCACGATCTTCTGCTGGTTGCCGCCCGAAAGTTGGGAGACCTTCGCCTCGACGCCTGCGGCCTTCACCGCCAGCGAGGAGAACACCTCCTGCACTTTCCGCATTTCCTTGCTGCGATCCAGCACGCCGCTCGAGGCATATTTGTCGAGCGAGGCGAAGGTCGCGTTTTCCCGGATCGTCAAATCCGCAGCGAGGCCTTCCGAGTGGCGATCCGACGGCATGAAAGCCGCCGCGTGTTTCAGCTCTTTCGATGCGAGCGTCCGGCCATGAAGCTTGATCGCGCCGCGATGGGGCTGAAGGCCGACCAAGGCGCGCATCAGATCGGACTGGCCGTTGCCCTCGACACCGGCGACGCCGATGATCTGGCCGCGCCCGAACGAGAAGGACACGTCCGAGAATTTGCGCCCGCTGAGGCCTTCGACCTCGAAATTGATCGGTGGATTGGCGTCGGCGCATTTCGGCGGGAAGGCAGAGGCAAGACGGCGGCCGACGATCAGATCCAGAAGTTGGGAATTGCTGATCTCGCTCGCAGGCGCGCTGCCCCGGTGACGTCCATCGCGCAGCACGGTCACGCGATCCGCGATCTGACGCAACTCGGCCAGACGGTGGGTGATATAGATGACGGCGGTGCCGGAGGCTTTCAGCGCCCGCACCTTCGCGAACAGCATATCCGTCGCGTCCTGATCGAGCGCGGCCGTCGGTTCATCCAAAATAAGCACACGGGGCTGGACGGCGAGCGCTTTCGCCAGTTCCAGCAGGTGTTTCTGCGCGATGGTCAGCGTATCGACACGCGCGTTCAGCGGCACCTCAAGGCCGACCTCTTCCAGCAGACGCTGGCCGACGCGGTCCTTGCGGTCGCCCTGGAACACAGAGGCAGGCAGTGACACCTGCAGGTTCTCGAGCACCGTCATGTCGGGCAGGATCGCCGGGTGCTGATAGGAGATCGCGACGCCAAGCGCCGACGAGCTTTCCGGCGAGAGCGGCATCACGTCCCGCCCGTCAAATTCGATCCGGCCGGTGCTGGGCTGCAGAACGCCGGTGATCAGGTTCATCAGGGTCGATTTCCCGGCCCCGTTCTCGCCCAGGATCGCGTGCACTTCGCCCGCGTGAATGTCGACGCTCACGTCGCTCAGGGCGCGGACCGCCCCGAAGGATTTGGACACACCGCGCAAGCGGATCACGGGGGTGCCCGTTGACGTTTCGCGGAGTCCGTCCGCCTTCTCCATCGGTTCGATTTCAGCCAATGCTATCATCCGTTTAGTTCCGCCGATCTGAGGGGGTTGGCGCGGCAGTCTCCGGGCGGATCGCGCCGCCCGGAGACAGGGGGAGGTTACTGGCCGACGGCCTTCGCCTGCTCGTCACCCGAAAGCTGAGCAGAGAGATAGATCGCGCCGGGCAGATCCGAGCGACACTGGACGGGGTTCGGATCCCCATCGGTCGAGTCCTCGAAGTTCGGCGCCTTGAAGATTTCCTCCGACGGCGGGGTGCCACCGGTCGCTTCCGCGATCGCCCATTGCACGGCGAGACGAACGTTGTCGTTGCCGGTCGCGACCGTGAAGAGCTTGAAATCGGGGTTGTCGGCGTGGGTCTTCTCCCAGAAGCAGCCGAGCGAGTTGCCGTCGGACGTCGCGAGCGCCGGGATCGAGCGATCGAAGTTCGCAAACACCGGCAGCGCGCCCACGAGCGACGGACCGAAGTCGGACACGATGACGTCGATATTGTCATGCTGCGCGATGGCGGCCGACAGAACCTGCTGCGTCAGGGACGGGTCCCAGTTGGTGACCGCGAAGGGGTCCGGGTTCAGGAACTTGTAGCTGTCGTCGAGGATGTTCTTCATCCCCTTGAGCTCGTCCAGACCCTGGCTGTTGCCCGCCGGGCCCGACAGGAACAGGATGTTCGCGCCGTCCGGGAAGTTCTCCTTGATCCACTTGCCCCAGCTTTCGCCGTCATAGACGAAATCTGCACCGACGAAGCGGGTGTAGTTCTTGCCGGCCTCACCGCCGACATTCACGCGGTAGGGCACGACGACCGCGCCCGAGCGGTAGGCTTTGGTCAGCGCGGGCAGGATTGCCGGGCCGGCATCGCCGAAGACGACCATCGCATCGACACCGCGTGCCGCCATCGAGTTGATGTCGGAGATCGCCTTCTGCGTGTCGCCCTGACCGTCGGCATAGTAGTAGTCGGTGAT
Proteins encoded in this region:
- a CDS encoding ATP-binding cassette domain-containing protein, which codes for MAEIEPMEKADGLRETSTGTPVIRLRGVSKSFGAVRALSDVSVDIHAGEVHAILGENGAGKSTLMNLITGVLQPSTGRIEFDGRDVMPLSPESSSALGVAISYQHPAILPDMTVLENLQVSLPASVFQGDRKDRVGQRLLEEVGLEVPLNARVDTLTIAQKHLLELAKALAVQPRVLILDEPTAALDQDATDMLFAKVRALKASGTAVIYITHRLAELRQIADRVTVLRDGRHRGSAPASEISNSQLLDLIVGRRLASAFPPKCADANPPINFEVEGLSGRKFSDVSFSFGRGQIIGVAGVEGNGQSDLMRALVGLQPHRGAIKLHGRTLASKELKHAAAFMPSDRHSEGLAADLTIRENATFASLDKYASSGVLDRSKEMRKVQEVFSSLAVKAAGVEAKVSQLSGGNQQKIVMSRALLSEPGFIVADEPTQGVDVGARFEIYRILREVSDAGTPVIVNSSDAAELEGLCDIVLVMSRGRIVETLRGDDITEARIVGAAVEADTHAHHVDEEHQAKEGFGAKLRHFVQTDNATIVPLALVTVLLALFVSAQNENYLSSFNVSNILILATALGFIALGQTIALLMGGIDLSVGPLAGFLVVIGSFFINDGSPAPTMALGFALMFGAAIVVGLINGVLIRFANFTPIAATLAMFIGLQGMSFVLREGPGGYISFDVIDTLTRSFGPVPVAFVVMIAIAIAMELGLRRKRAGWQLRAIGSHEESARRIGIRTDRTFVLGYIAVSLLTALGAIMLMAQIGVGDPAQGVNYTLGSITAVVLGGTSLLGGRGTFIGSLLGAVLLTEVLNAVSFLGLSQAYQYGFQGVLILVAALIYTTARRRREE
- a CDS encoding substrate-binding domain-containing protein, with protein sequence MKLSNLKGCAAYMALGLGIALSASAASAEDAPSWCGPNKASLALLDGFGGNSWRLVTTASGKEEAAKCPSITDYYYADGQGDTQKAISDINSMAARGVDAMVVFGDAGPAILPALTKAYRSGAVVVPYRVNVGGEAGKNYTRFVGADFVYDGESWGKWIKENFPDGANILFLSGPAGNSQGLDELKGMKNILDDSYKFLNPDPFAVTNWDPSLTQQVLSAAIAQHDNIDVIVSDFGPSLVGALPVFANFDRSIPALATSDGNSLGCFWEKTHADNPDFKLFTVATGNDNVRLAVQWAIAEATGGTPPSEEIFKAPNFEDSTDGDPNPVQCRSDLPGAIYLSAQLSGDEQAKAVGQ